The region TTTTGAAATTATATTATCAGTCAGGAAATCCTTGTCCAACTTTAAAATATCAAACTCCAGATTCATTAATAGATTTAAAGAAGAATATCCTGAGCCGAAATCATCCATCGATACCTTAAATCCATAATTCTTCAATTCAATTAACGTTTCTTTGGCTTGCTCTGAATTTTCTAAAAAGATATTCTCTGTCAGTTCAAATTCAAGATATTCTGGAGCTATTCGATGTTGCTCAACTAAGCGAATTACTTTTTTCGCAAAATTATCTTGCTTTAAATGCGCTCTTGAAACATTCACCGAGATGGGAACAACCTCTTTTCCATGACTAATTCTATGTAACAAATATTCACATACTTTATCGTAGACATAAAAGTCTAACTTTGTAATGAAACCATTCTGCTCAAAGATTGGTACAAATTCATTTGGATATACTACGGTTCCGTCTTGACGTGACCAACGAACCAACGCTTCCGCCCCAACCGTTTTTTTAGTTTTCAAATCGATCTTCGGTTGTAATTCAAAATAAAACTCATCATTCTTTAAAGCTTCCTCTGCAATACTTGTAATCCGATAGTATTTTTTTCGTTCTGCTTCCATGTCTTTATTAAAGATAACACAAATTGTTCGATTGTATTTCGCTATTTTTCTGGCTTGATTCGCATTATCAATATAGGTTTGAATATCTAAATTCTTGTTATCAATCAAAACGACTCCCGAAACAATATGAATTGAGGATTCCGGATAAATACTTTGTATCTTTTTTTGAAAGCTATAGTTTATCATCTGTATTTCCTGAATTAATTTTCGCTCGACTAACGGCTCTTTCAGAACAGTCATTCCAATAAAATAATCTGAAAAGATGCGGCAACCAATAATGTAACTTGAGCTGAGTGACAGAAAATGTTGTTTAAATAAACGTAATACTTCATCTCCTGCAGCATATCCGTAAGTTTCATTAAAGTACTTAAAGTTAGTAATATCTGCATAAAACATTATGTATTGATTATTGGAATCATTTTTATAAATTAACTCCGCTTGCTCTAAAAAGGAATCGTACTTCATTAGCCCTGTTACTGGATCGAATAAAGTAACTTGCTCAATGCGTTTTTGTGCCTCTTGATTAGCTCTACATACTAGAAAAAAGTTTTCAAGAATTCGTTTCGTCTGTAAAAAAGCACTAAGCTCCTCTTCAGAGAAACTTTCTATCTTATTCCTTGTTTCAAAATTTATGAATCCAATAAATTTATTATTTTGTTTCAGAGCACATAATATCATGTTATCCGCTTTGTTTTGCTTCATAGTAGATATCATTTTCTTTGCTTCTTTCATTTCTTTGAGTTCTTCATAAGTAAATATCTCCTCTGATTGGTCAATACGTTCTAAAAAAATATTTTTCTGTTCTTCAGAAAAGGTAATGACATGATTCCGTATTGGCTCAATCTCAGATGTATACCATTCATATGTTGCCATAAAGCATGGCAAATTTCGTTGCTTTTCTAACACAGTAATATGACTTAATGAAAATTTTTCCCCAACCTTTTTTAAAAGAAGGGAAATGGCTTCCGATACATCATTTACTCTGCTTACAATGTCCAAGGCATAGCTCGATAATTCTAAGGTAAACTGCGTTCCTAACACTTCCTTGTTATAGGTCATTTGTTCCTCCTTTTTAAGTCATGCACCTACCATATTATTATAAGTAATTGCTCTTGTTACCCACTTATTTCTAATACATTCCCCTTGATATGCTATTTTAATATCTTTAGCTTAGCATATCTTATTGTATTTCGTCGAATACTATAAAATTATAACAC is a window of Lachnoclostridium phytofermentans ISDg DNA encoding:
- a CDS encoding putative bifunctional diguanylate cyclase/phosphodiesterase, which codes for MTYNKEVLGTQFTLELSSYALDIVSRVNDVSEAISLLLKKVGEKFSLSHITVLEKQRNLPCFMATYEWYTSEIEPIRNHVITFSEEQKNIFLERIDQSEEIFTYEELKEMKEAKKMISTMKQNKADNMILCALKQNNKFIGFINFETRNKIESFSEEELSAFLQTKRILENFFLVCRANQEAQKRIEQVTLFDPVTGLMKYDSFLEQAELIYKNDSNNQYIMFYADITNFKYFNETYGYAAGDEVLRLFKQHFLSLSSSYIIGCRIFSDYFIGMTVLKEPLVERKLIQEIQMINYSFQKKIQSIYPESSIHIVSGVVLIDNKNLDIQTYIDNANQARKIAKYNRTICVIFNKDMEAERKKYYRITSIAEEALKNDEFYFELQPKIDLKTKKTVGAEALVRWSRQDGTVVYPNEFVPIFEQNGFITKLDFYVYDKVCEYLLHRISHGKEVVPISVNVSRAHLKQDNFAKKVIRLVEQHRIAPEYLEFELTENIFLENSEQAKETLIELKNYGFKVSMDDFGSGYSSLNLLMNLEFDILKLDKDFLTDNIISKKEEVVIKSIIRMAKLMNMTVLCEGVETKEQVDFLERIQCDMVQGYYFGRPMKTEAFEECICS